Proteins encoded together in one Variovorax paradoxus EPS window:
- a CDS encoding YXWGXW repeat-containing protein, which translates to MKKLAISFAVGAASLLSMGAAMTIPTTAQAQPVVIQVAPPPPRAERVPPPRRGYVWAPGHYEWKRGHHVWVRGTYVRARPGYAYRAPEWRENNGRWEYNRGRWDRDGDGVPNRYDNRPNNPNRN; encoded by the coding sequence ATGAAAAAACTCGCAATCTCCTTCGCTGTCGGCGCTGCCTCGTTGCTCTCGATGGGCGCTGCAATGACCATTCCCACGACCGCGCAAGCGCAGCCCGTGGTCATCCAGGTCGCACCGCCGCCGCCGCGCGCCGAACGCGTGCCGCCGCCGCGCCGTGGTTATGTGTGGGCGCCGGGGCACTACGAATGGAAGCGTGGGCACCACGTGTGGGTCCGTGGCACCTATGTGCGTGCCCGTCCGGGCTACGCGTACCGCGCGCCGGAATGGCGTGAGAACAATGGCCGTTGGGAATACAACCGCGGTCGCTGGGACCGTGACGGCGATGGCGTGCCGAACCGCTACGACAACCGTCCGAACAATCCGAACCGCAACTGA
- a CDS encoding carboxyl transferase domain-containing protein encodes MFSKVLIANRGEIAVRLVRALRDLGIASVAVHARDDAAALHVQLADVAVALDATGPSSYLDVAALIAVAKAEGCDAVHPGYGFLSERADFAEACADAGLAFIGPTPEQLGLFGDKARARELATQCDVPVMPGSAGAVTLAEAQAFFAEQHAQGAGVMVKAIGGGGGRGMRAVLNAADLPEAHARCMSEAKAAFGIEGVYVERLMRNARHIEVQVLGDGQTVASLGERECTLQRRFQKLVEIAPSPSLPEALRAQVTQAALRMAKTVGYRGLGTFEFLVDVASATLPFVFIEANPRLQVEHTVTEAVTGLDLVQLQIAVASGESLGALGIDDDRTAPQRGFAVQWRINAETLDAQGNARPSGGTLARFDLPSGPGVRVDTHGYAGLAPSPHYDTLLAKLIVHSPSPNFADALRRSLRALDECRIDGIATNLSLLRAIAARPEFGTQAVHTRFVEAHLGDLLAAAAALEKHAKQIAPVAAEALTSADDEADDLTVKAPMPAKLVQFEVAVGDVLPAGAQLGVLEAMKMEHLLHAPFAGRVIALLAEPGDYLVEGQSLVRLEAVDAQAVEAEARTEHDLDAIRPDLQKVIDRHAPTLDANRKPAVDKRHAQGGRTARENIADLCDTAADPGNFIEYGALAIAAQTRRRTLEDLIANTPADGMVTGLGSINAKQFGPEKSRCAVLAYDYTVLAGTQGMRNHHKTDRLLAVAHQLQLPVVLFAEGGGGRPGDTDMPIVAGLNNHTFSQFAALSGKVPVVGIVHGRCFAGNAALLGCADVIIATRGSNIGMSGPAMIEGGGLGTFAPEQIGPSSVQSRNGVIDILVEDEAAAVAAAKQYLSYFQGPTTDWQCADPRTLRHVVPENRLRVYDVRAAMRGVADTGSLLELRAGFGAGIVTALARIEGRPVGLMANNPHHLGGAIDVEAADKSARFMQLCNAHGLPIVSLCDTPGFMVGPEIEAQAQVRHVCRMFMVASHLRVPFFAVVLRKGYGLGAQAMTAGGFDAPVFTVAWPTGEFGAMGLEGAVRLGFRKELAAVPEGAERDALFKKLVAQQYANGEAIHMAQTLEIDAVIDPAETRTWLVRGLTSATRAAAPVSSYVDTW; translated from the coding sequence GTGTTCTCCAAAGTTTTGATTGCCAACCGCGGCGAGATCGCCGTGCGGCTGGTGCGCGCCTTGCGCGATCTCGGTATCGCCAGCGTGGCGGTGCATGCGCGCGACGATGCTGCGGCGCTTCATGTGCAACTGGCCGATGTGGCGGTGGCACTCGATGCAACCGGGCCGTCTTCTTACCTCGACGTGGCCGCGCTGATCGCGGTCGCGAAGGCGGAGGGCTGCGATGCAGTGCATCCCGGCTACGGCTTCCTGAGCGAGCGCGCGGATTTCGCCGAAGCGTGCGCAGATGCGGGGCTGGCCTTCATCGGCCCGACGCCCGAGCAACTGGGCCTCTTCGGCGACAAGGCGCGCGCACGCGAACTGGCCACGCAATGCGACGTGCCCGTGATGCCCGGCAGTGCAGGCGCCGTGACGCTCGCAGAGGCACAGGCCTTCTTCGCCGAGCAGCATGCGCAAGGTGCGGGCGTGATGGTCAAAGCGATTGGTGGTGGCGGTGGGCGCGGCATGCGCGCGGTGCTGAACGCGGCCGATCTGCCCGAGGCGCATGCGCGCTGCATGTCCGAGGCCAAGGCGGCTTTCGGCATCGAGGGCGTGTACGTCGAGCGGCTGATGCGCAATGCCCGACACATCGAGGTGCAGGTGCTGGGTGACGGGCAAACCGTGGCGAGCCTCGGCGAACGTGAATGCACCCTGCAGCGGCGCTTCCAGAAACTGGTGGAGATCGCGCCCAGCCCTTCGCTGCCGGAGGCTTTGCGCGCGCAGGTCACGCAGGCCGCGCTGCGCATGGCCAAGACGGTCGGGTATCGCGGCCTCGGCACTTTCGAATTTCTTGTCGATGTGGCATCGGCGACGCTGCCGTTCGTTTTCATCGAGGCGAATCCGCGGTTGCAGGTCGAGCACACGGTGACCGAGGCCGTCACCGGACTGGACCTGGTGCAGTTGCAGATTGCCGTCGCGTCTGGCGAATCCCTCGGCGCGCTGGGCATCGATGACGACCGCACCGCGCCGCAGCGCGGCTTCGCGGTGCAGTGGCGCATCAACGCCGAGACGCTCGATGCTCAGGGCAACGCGCGGCCGTCGGGCGGCACGCTCGCGCGCTTCGACCTGCCGAGCGGGCCGGGTGTGCGTGTCGATACGCACGGCTATGCGGGCCTCGCGCCGTCGCCGCACTACGACACGCTGCTCGCCAAGCTGATCGTGCATTCGCCGTCGCCGAACTTCGCCGATGCGCTGCGCCGCTCGCTGCGCGCGCTGGACGAGTGCCGCATCGACGGCATCGCGACGAATCTCTCGCTGCTGCGCGCCATCGCCGCGCGGCCCGAGTTCGGGACGCAGGCGGTGCATACGCGCTTCGTCGAAGCGCATCTGGGCGATCTGCTGGCGGCCGCGGCAGCGCTTGAAAAGCATGCGAAGCAGATCGCTCCTGTTGCTGCAGAGGCTCTGACCTCAGCGGACGACGAAGCGGACGACCTCACCGTCAAGGCGCCGATGCCCGCAAAGCTCGTGCAGTTCGAAGTGGCCGTCGGCGATGTGCTCCCTGCCGGCGCACAACTTGGCGTGCTCGAAGCCATGAAGATGGAGCATCTGTTGCACGCGCCCTTTGCGGGTCGCGTCATCGCGCTGCTCGCGGAGCCCGGCGACTACCTCGTCGAAGGCCAGTCGCTGGTGCGCCTGGAGGCCGTCGATGCGCAAGCCGTCGAAGCCGAGGCGCGCACCGAGCACGACCTCGATGCGATCCGCCCCGATCTGCAGAAGGTGATCGACCGCCACGCGCCGACGCTCGATGCCAACCGCAAGCCGGCCGTCGACAAACGCCACGCGCAAGGCGGCCGCACCGCACGCGAGAACATCGCCGACCTCTGCGACACCGCCGCCGACCCGGGCAACTTCATCGAATACGGCGCGCTCGCCATCGCCGCGCAAACGCGTCGCCGCACGCTCGAAGACCTGATCGCCAACACACCGGCCGACGGCATGGTCACCGGCCTCGGCAGCATCAACGCGAAGCAGTTCGGCCCCGAGAAATCGCGCTGCGCCGTGCTGGCTTACGACTACACGGTGCTCGCCGGCACGCAGGGCATGCGCAACCACCACAAGACCGATCGGCTGCTGGCGGTGGCGCATCAACTGCAACTGCCTGTGGTGCTGTTCGCCGAAGGCGGCGGTGGCCGTCCCGGCGACACCGACATGCCGATCGTCGCGGGCCTCAACAACCACACCTTCAGCCAGTTCGCCGCGCTCTCGGGCAAGGTGCCGGTGGTCGGCATCGTGCATGGCCGCTGCTTCGCGGGAAATGCGGCGCTGCTGGGCTGCGCGGACGTGATCATCGCCACGCGCGGCAGCAACATCGGCATGAGCGGGCCCGCGATGATCGAAGGCGGCGGGCTCGGTACCTTCGCGCCCGAGCAGATCGGGCCGAGCAGCGTGCAGTCGCGCAACGGCGTGATCGACATCCTCGTGGAAGACGAGGCCGCCGCGGTCGCCGCGGCCAAGCAATACCTCTCGTACTTCCAGGGCCCGACGACCGACTGGCAATGCGCCGACCCGCGCACGCTGCGCCACGTGGTGCCCGAGAACCGCCTGCGCGTGTACGACGTGCGCGCCGCGATGCGCGGCGTGGCCGATACGGGCTCGCTGCTCGAACTGCGCGCGGGTTTCGGCGCGGGCATCGTCACCGCACTCGCGCGCATCGAGGGCAGGCCGGTCGGCCTCATGGCCAACAACCCGCACCACCTCGGCGGCGCCATCGACGTGGAGGCTGCAGACAAGTCCGCGCGCTTCATGCAGCTGTGCAATGCGCACGGGCTGCCCATCGTTTCTCTGTGCGACACACCGGGCTTCATGGTCGGCCCCGAGATCGAGGCACAGGCGCAGGTGCGTCATGTCTGCCGCATGTTCATGGTGGCGTCGCATCTGCGCGTGCCTTTCTTCGCGGTCGTGCTGCGCAAGGGCTACGGCCTCGGTGCGCAGGCGATGACGGCCGGCGGCTTCGATGCACCGGTGTTCACTGTTGCCTGGCCTACGGGTGAGTTCGGCGCGATGGGGCTCGAAGGCGCGGTGCGGCTGGGCTTTCGCAAGGAGCTCGCGGCGGTGCCTGAAGGTGCCGAGCGCGATGCGCTCTTCAAGAAGCTCGTGGCGCAGCAATATGCGAACGGCGAGGCGATCCACATGGCGCAAACGCTGGAGATCGATGCAGTCATCGATCCGGCGGAAACCCGCACCTGGCTGGTGCGCGGTTTGACTTCCGCCACGCGTGCGGCAGCACCTGTTTCTTCCTATGTAGACACTTGGTAA
- a CDS encoding TetR/AcrR family transcriptional regulator, whose product MGITSATRHKPSGADKADETTTATTAQPHLPQGTGRQRAATQSTDTQRERILQAAAQLFAAQGYANTTMAQIVRALGVTKPFVYYYFRDKQEIFETLSWRPAVDCFTALDFAADDPRRASEKVLEGIERLIRATIAHHPVAFFPYREPQVYRPEYIAAQKKLAHHFYDLLCPLLEEARRDGDLDFGETKITALAACSLPGFLYSWYRPGGRLSPDEVVAELTKLASRVIGLSAKD is encoded by the coding sequence ATGGGTATAACTTCCGCGACACGGCACAAACCCTCTGGGGCCGACAAAGCCGACGAGACAACCACCGCCACCACGGCACAGCCGCATCTGCCGCAAGGCACGGGCCGTCAGCGCGCGGCCACACAGAGCACCGACACGCAGCGCGAGCGCATCCTTCAGGCGGCCGCGCAGCTCTTCGCCGCGCAGGGCTACGCCAACACGACGATGGCGCAGATCGTTCGCGCGCTCGGCGTGACCAAGCCCTTCGTGTACTACTACTTCCGCGACAAGCAGGAGATCTTCGAGACGCTCTCGTGGCGCCCCGCGGTCGACTGCTTCACCGCGCTCGACTTCGCGGCCGACGACCCGCGCCGCGCGAGCGAGAAGGTGCTCGAAGGCATCGAGCGGCTGATTCGCGCGACCATCGCGCACCACCCGGTCGCCTTCTTTCCGTACCGCGAGCCGCAGGTGTACCGGCCCGAGTACATCGCGGCGCAGAAGAAGCTCGCGCATCACTTCTACGACCTGTTGTGCCCGCTGCTCGAAGAGGCGCGGCGCGACGGCGACCTCGACTTCGGCGAGACCAAGATCACCGCACTCGCGGCCTGCAGCCTGCCGGGCTTTCTCTACAGCTGGTACCGCCCCGGCGGCCGACTCTCGCCCGACGAGGTGGTGGCCGAACTGACGAAGCTCGCGAGCCGCGTGATCGGCCTCAGCGCCAAAGACTGA
- a CDS encoding S1 family peptidase, which yields MRHLLAPFALTLAVSLPASAQTPLAPDALFARVSPSVWVVQASDAQGKTLATGSAVATGPGTAVTSCQLLAKASSVALKRDNVSYGATLEFPDVERDLCQLRIANFTPPTPAIAPATALQVGMPLYIVGAPRGKELTLGIGMLAGMRRSGAGELEALQLASPPEAGLGGAGLFDAQGRLVGLLGTTPMANLAMPSAWIAELPARGRVAVERLAALPPMAATGGTATTSAIAAAGRPSVIEYQLHDRLTNTYRKVIYRADPATDDRISFNNGGWIEKPGGEVVSVTTAIAGEFDSAMPPGGWGKANLKEEAAWRTSYGSVFGGSRINMDLNATVMEDTVVTVGGKEMKAVRIEYRGFTQRFANAGAVVGNQYGAYKADVWYSSELGRVIRFEAQTRGGTSGGAFQVRETLELISIR from the coding sequence ATGAGACATCTGCTCGCCCCCTTTGCGCTGACCCTGGCTGTCTCGCTTCCCGCATCGGCCCAGACCCCGCTTGCACCCGATGCGCTCTTCGCGCGGGTGTCCCCTTCCGTCTGGGTGGTGCAGGCTAGCGATGCGCAAGGCAAGACCCTCGCCACCGGCAGCGCTGTAGCCACCGGACCGGGCACGGCCGTCACGAGCTGCCAGTTGCTCGCGAAAGCCAGTTCGGTAGCGCTGAAGCGCGACAACGTGAGCTACGGCGCGACGCTGGAATTTCCGGATGTCGAACGCGATCTGTGCCAGTTGCGCATCGCCAACTTCACGCCGCCAACCCCGGCGATTGCACCGGCAACGGCCTTGCAGGTCGGCATGCCGCTCTACATCGTCGGAGCGCCGAGAGGCAAGGAACTCACGCTCGGCATTGGCATGCTCGCCGGCATGCGGCGCAGCGGCGCAGGCGAACTCGAAGCGCTGCAACTCGCATCGCCCCCCGAGGCGGGGCTTGGCGGCGCCGGACTGTTCGACGCGCAGGGACGGCTGGTGGGCTTGCTGGGCACGACACCCATGGCCAATCTTGCGATGCCCTCTGCATGGATCGCCGAACTGCCGGCGCGCGGCCGCGTGGCCGTCGAACGCCTCGCTGCACTGCCTCCCATGGCGGCGACGGGCGGCACGGCCACGACGAGCGCGATCGCTGCAGCGGGCCGTCCGAGCGTCATCGAGTACCAATTGCACGACCGGCTGACCAACACCTACCGCAAGGTGATCTACCGCGCGGACCCGGCCACTGACGATCGCATCAGCTTCAACAACGGCGGATGGATCGAGAAGCCCGGCGGCGAGGTTGTGAGCGTCACGACCGCCATCGCGGGCGAGTTCGACTCGGCCATGCCGCCCGGCGGCTGGGGCAAGGCGAATCTCAAGGAGGAGGCCGCCTGGCGGACAAGCTATGGGTCTGTCTTCGGAGGCTCACGCATCAACATGGACCTCAACGCGACGGTGATGGAAGACACCGTGGTGACGGTCGGCGGCAAGGAGATGAAGGCGGTGCGTATCGAGTACCGGGGCTTCACGCAGCGCTTCGCGAACGCGGGCGCGGTGGTCGGCAACCAATACGGCGCCTACAAGGCCGACGTCTGGTACTCGTCCGAACTCGGACGCGTGATCCGTTTCGAAGCCCAGACGCGCGGCGGCACCAGCGGCGGTGCGTTCCAGGTGCGCGAGACCCTCGAGCTGATCAGCATCCGCTAG
- the purU gene encoding formyltetrahydrofolate deformylase: MTTPTPPVSATPAYILNLSCPDRTGIVHAVSGFLLERGANIEEAAQYNDHGTGLFFMRVRFACSDHSEAALREELKTFAAGFGMNLQLHAAAEPMKTVILVSKEGHCLNDLLFRWKSGLLSIDVRAIISNHRDFYQLAASYNVPFHHIPVTAATKPQAEAKQLEIIEAEGAELVVLARYMQVLSNDLCKSLAGRAINIHHSFLPSFKGAKPYYQAHDRGVKLIGATAHYVTADLDEGPIIEQDVARADHTDTVEDLTARGRDTESQVLARAVKWHSEHRVLLNGHRTVVFR; this comes from the coding sequence ATGACGACCCCAACGCCCCCCGTGTCCGCCACGCCCGCCTACATCCTCAATCTCTCGTGCCCCGACCGCACGGGCATCGTGCATGCCGTCTCGGGCTTCCTGCTCGAGCGGGGCGCCAACATCGAAGAGGCCGCCCAGTACAACGACCACGGCACGGGCCTGTTCTTCATGCGCGTGCGCTTCGCCTGCAGCGACCACAGCGAAGCCGCATTGCGCGAGGAACTCAAGACCTTCGCCGCCGGCTTCGGCATGAACCTGCAGCTGCACGCCGCCGCCGAGCCGATGAAGACGGTGATCCTGGTCAGCAAGGAAGGCCACTGCCTCAACGACCTCTTGTTCCGCTGGAAAAGCGGCCTGCTGTCCATCGACGTGCGCGCGATCATCTCGAACCACCGCGATTTCTACCAGCTGGCCGCGAGCTACAACGTGCCGTTCCACCACATCCCGGTGACGGCCGCGACCAAGCCGCAAGCCGAGGCGAAGCAGCTGGAAATCATCGAGGCCGAAGGCGCCGAACTCGTGGTGCTCGCACGCTACATGCAGGTGCTCAGCAACGACCTGTGCAAGAGCCTGGCGGGCCGCGCGATCAACATCCATCACTCGTTCCTGCCGAGCTTCAAGGGTGCCAAGCCCTATTACCAGGCGCACGACCGCGGCGTGAAGCTGATCGGCGCCACCGCCCACTACGTGACGGCCGACCTCGACGAAGGCCCGATCATCGAGCAGGACGTGGCCCGCGCCGACCACACCGACACCGTCGAAGACCTCACGGCCCGCGGCCGCGACACCGAGAGCCAGGTGCTGGCCCGCGCGGTGAAATGGCACAGCGAGCACCGCGTGCTGTTGAACGGGCACCGGACGGTCGTGTTCCGCTGA
- a CDS encoding GDSL-type esterase/lipase family protein codes for MNLVSRGLSRLREVALAHWVAALCLAVLAVGVQAVQPDHRPKQPADAHWVGSWAVAPLDFRELAANPAVAHKPAPGGDQFRGQTLRQQLAPTLGGDRIRIRFSNRFGKAPLRIAAASVARSTGADAISPSTLRALRFGGRTSLTLAPGAEAWSDGVDLKIEAGQTMAVSAFFDRATPYGTVHLLSVDTSWVAPGNAVAAPKLQGATTLPLNHIVTGLDVLTTKSVRTVVTFGDSITAGGGESGDGAYPDMLATRLRNSPQAAHEVSVVNAGIGGNRLLVDGIGPHGLSRFARDALGQSGVTHAIVLLGTNDIGRSVFLGAPGNPDTVHDLPTAERITDGLQQLVKQARAKGVKILLGTVPPFRNTPYWNENNEAMRTAVNRWIRSRTDVDGVIDFDAALRDPADPRALNPQFDNGDHLHPNKAGHAAMAAAIDLKELQE; via the coding sequence ATGAACCTCGTTTCCCGCGGCCTGTCCCGCCTTCGCGAAGTGGCACTGGCGCATTGGGTCGCCGCGCTGTGTCTCGCCGTGCTGGCAGTCGGCGTGCAGGCCGTGCAGCCCGACCATCGTCCCAAGCAACCCGCCGACGCGCATTGGGTCGGCAGCTGGGCTGTGGCGCCGCTGGACTTTCGCGAGCTGGCCGCGAACCCGGCCGTGGCGCACAAGCCCGCACCCGGCGGCGATCAATTCCGCGGGCAGACGCTGCGCCAGCAACTGGCGCCCACGCTCGGCGGCGATCGCATCCGCATTCGTTTTTCCAACCGCTTCGGCAAGGCGCCGCTGCGCATCGCGGCGGCGAGCGTGGCGCGCAGCACAGGCGCCGATGCGATTTCTCCGTCGACGTTGCGGGCGCTGCGTTTCGGCGGTCGCACGAGCCTGACCCTCGCGCCCGGCGCGGAGGCATGGAGCGATGGCGTTGACCTGAAGATCGAGGCCGGTCAAACGATGGCGGTCAGCGCCTTCTTCGATCGTGCGACGCCCTACGGCACGGTGCACCTGCTCTCCGTCGACACGAGCTGGGTCGCGCCGGGCAACGCGGTGGCGGCGCCGAAATTGCAGGGCGCGACGACGCTGCCGCTGAACCACATCGTGACGGGCCTGGACGTACTCACCACGAAGTCGGTGCGCACCGTGGTCACGTTCGGCGATTCGATCACCGCGGGTGGCGGCGAGTCCGGTGATGGCGCGTACCCCGACATGCTGGCCACGCGGCTGCGCAACAGCCCGCAGGCGGCGCACGAGGTGTCGGTGGTCAATGCCGGCATCGGCGGCAATCGCCTGCTGGTCGATGGCATCGGGCCCCACGGGCTCTCTCGCTTTGCACGCGATGCGTTGGGGCAGAGCGGCGTGACGCACGCGATCGTGCTGCTGGGCACCAACGACATCGGCCGCAGCGTATTCCTGGGCGCGCCCGGGAACCCGGACACGGTGCACGATCTGCCGACCGCCGAGCGCATCACAGATGGGCTGCAGCAACTGGTGAAGCAGGCGCGCGCCAAGGGCGTGAAGATCCTGCTCGGCACGGTGCCGCCGTTCCGGAACACGCCGTACTGGAACGAAAACAACGAGGCGATGCGCACCGCGGTCAACCGCTGGATCCGCAGCCGCACCGACGTGGATGGCGTGATCGATTTCGATGCCGCACTGCGCGACCCCGCGGACCCGCGGGCGTTGAATCCGCAGTTCGACAACGGCGACCATCTGCACCCCAACAAGGCCGGCCATGCGGCGATGGCCGCGGCCATCGACCTGAAGGAATTGCAGGAGTGA
- a CDS encoding AMP-binding protein, protein METLPDRPQQPLHEYLRTHARERGERAACIWYGHAMSWSELDRASDAFAARLQAIGVKKGEPVLLFLNNCPQYLVAHFGIQKIGAIVCPSGPLNKEHELAYQVNDLKARVIVAAAPLLPVVRKVQPESALAHVFVVHYADLLPTPAALDLPAELAAEQKQKQKQKAERSVPSDCVDFLAVMKSGAKPEPVAIDMDDVALMTYTSGTTGLPKGAMLSYGNALFKTRAVVDCNGVRPDDVLLSIAPLYHIAGMLMGVNVPVLSGAASVLLHRFDPRAVLQAIAAHKVSWWYSIAPMNVACMQVPDIAGFDLSSLKMNPVTSFGITFTEPLAAQWRSHAANCSSFEAAYGLSETHTCDTYTPHHAPRWGTQGIAVPGVTIRIIDTDTGADMPTGEVGEIVLTSPGSFKGYWNKPEATAATLRSGWVHTGDMGKLDADGYLTFIGRFKEMIKVSGYSVFPEEVETILIKHPAVAQAAVIAQPDAEKGEVVKAFIVRKPNAELDADALIAWSRENMASYKAPRAVSFIDALPTTGAGKVLRRLLKDKN, encoded by the coding sequence ATGGAGACACTGCCCGACCGTCCGCAACAACCCCTGCACGAGTACCTGCGCACCCATGCGCGAGAGCGCGGCGAGCGCGCCGCCTGTATCTGGTACGGCCATGCGATGAGCTGGTCCGAACTCGACCGCGCAAGCGATGCCTTCGCCGCGCGATTGCAGGCCATCGGCGTGAAGAAGGGCGAGCCGGTGCTGCTCTTTCTCAACAACTGCCCGCAGTACCTGGTCGCGCACTTCGGCATCCAGAAGATCGGTGCCATCGTCTGCCCGAGCGGCCCGCTCAACAAGGAGCATGAACTCGCCTACCAGGTCAACGACCTGAAGGCGCGCGTGATCGTCGCGGCCGCGCCGCTGTTGCCGGTGGTGCGCAAGGTGCAGCCCGAGAGTGCGCTTGCGCATGTGTTCGTGGTGCACTACGCCGACCTGCTGCCCACGCCGGCTGCACTCGATCTGCCGGCGGAACTCGCCGCCGAGCAGAAGCAGAAGCAGAAGCAGAAAGCCGAACGCAGCGTGCCGTCCGATTGCGTAGACTTCCTCGCAGTGATGAAGTCTGGTGCGAAGCCGGAGCCCGTCGCCATCGACATGGACGACGTCGCGCTCATGACCTACACCTCCGGCACCACGGGTCTCCCCAAGGGCGCGATGCTGAGCTACGGCAACGCGCTCTTCAAGACGCGCGCGGTGGTCGATTGCAACGGCGTGCGTCCGGACGACGTGCTGCTTTCCATCGCGCCGCTGTATCACATCGCCGGCATGCTGATGGGCGTGAACGTGCCGGTGTTGAGCGGTGCCGCCTCGGTGCTGCTGCACCGCTTCGATCCGCGCGCGGTGCTGCAGGCCATTGCCGCGCACAAGGTGAGCTGGTGGTACAGCATCGCGCCGATGAACGTGGCGTGCATGCAGGTGCCCGACATCGCAGGCTTCGACCTGTCGAGCCTGAAGATGAACCCGGTGACCAGCTTCGGCATCACCTTCACCGAACCGCTGGCCGCTCAATGGCGCTCGCATGCCGCGAACTGCAGTTCGTTCGAGGCCGCCTACGGCCTGAGCGAAACCCACACCTGCGACACCTACACGCCGCACCATGCGCCGCGCTGGGGTACGCAGGGCATTGCGGTGCCGGGCGTGACGATTCGCATCATCGACACCGATACGGGCGCCGACATGCCTACCGGCGAGGTCGGCGAGATCGTGCTCACCAGCCCGGGCTCCTTCAAGGGCTACTGGAACAAGCCCGAGGCCACCGCGGCGACGCTGCGAAGCGGCTGGGTGCACACCGGCGACATGGGCAAGCTCGATGCCGACGGCTACCTCACCTTCATCGGCCGCTTCAAGGAAATGATCAAGGTTTCGGGCTACAGCGTGTTCCCGGAAGAGGTCGAGACCATCCTCATCAAGCATCCGGCGGTGGCGCAAGCCGCGGTGATCGCGCAGCCCGATGCCGAGAAGGGCGAGGTGGTGAAGGCGTTCATCGTGCGCAAGCCCAATGCCGAGCTCGACGCCGATGCACTCATCGCCTGGTCGCGCGAGAACATGGCGAGCTACAAGGCACCGCGCGCCGTGAGCTTCATCGACGCATTGCCCACCACCGGCGCCGGCAAGGTGCTGCGCCGGCTGCTCAAAGACAAGAACTGA
- a CDS encoding DUF2846 domain-containing protein, translated as MRRWFGGFLLAVLSACLFGCSATGPRFSELSQSLPSLGENEGRIYFYRDSIVGMAVQPEVSVNGQVVGKSQPNSFFFIDRPAGTYRATAQTEAEGSIDIVLRPKQTAYVRMSIGIGFLVGRPAFARVGETEGRSALPPLAYGGTEPASAKAASTTPVAPPLPATPTPPAPTPTATPVRQAAVTPNAPAPASVATIQPMAAPSPPPVPATSEATPFARTPVNDLRLLLQPAR; from the coding sequence ATGCGACGTTGGTTCGGTGGGTTTCTGCTGGCTGTTCTTTCAGCCTGCCTGTTCGGATGTTCGGCCACCGGGCCGCGTTTCTCGGAGCTTTCGCAAAGCCTCCCCTCGCTCGGCGAGAACGAGGGGCGCATCTACTTCTATCGCGACTCGATCGTGGGCATGGCGGTACAGCCCGAGGTCTCGGTCAACGGCCAGGTCGTCGGCAAGTCGCAGCCCAACAGCTTCTTCTTCATCGACAGGCCGGCCGGCACCTACCGGGCCACCGCCCAGACCGAGGCCGAGGGCAGCATCGACATCGTGCTGCGGCCCAAGCAGACCGCCTACGTGCGAATGAGCATCGGCATCGGCTTTCTCGTCGGCCGCCCAGCGTTCGCGCGGGTCGGCGAAACGGAAGGCCGCAGCGCATTGCCACCGCTGGCCTACGGCGGCACGGAGCCGGCCTCGGCCAAGGCGGCGAGCACGACGCCGGTTGCACCACCGCTCCCCGCAACGCCAACGCCCCCCGCCCCGACGCCAACCGCGACACCCGTCCGGCAAGCAGCAGTCACGCCGAATGCGCCAGCGCCAGCAAGCGTTGCCACCATCCAGCCGATGGCCGCACCCAGCCCGCCACCCGTACCTGCGACCTCCGAGGCCACGCCTTTCGCCAGGACGCCCGTCAACGATCTCCGACTGCTCCTGCAGCCCGCCCGATGA